Within the Desulfovibrio oxyclinae DSM 11498 genome, the region GACGACGCCGTGGTGGGGCAGATCACGGTGGCCAACGCGAAAAGGGACTACAGACAGGAGGACGCCGAGGCACTGGAGCGCATGGCCAACCTCTTTGCCGTGGGCGTGCATCGCAAGCGCATGGACCGCGCAATGCGTGCGGCCAAGGAACAGGCAGAGGCCGCCAACCGCTCGAAAAGTGAATTCCTCGCCAACATGAGTCACGAAATCCGGACACCGCTCAACGGCATCTTCGGAATGCTTCAGCTCGCGCTCGCCGCCAATCCGAGTGAAGAACTGCGCAAATACCTTGATACGGCATTTGAGTCCGGGCGTAACCTGCTCAGTGTCATCAACGACGTGCTGGACCTGTCCAAGATCGAGGCCGGAAAGATCGAGCTTGCGGAAGAGGATTTCCAGTTCGAAGACACGGTCTCGGCGGTCATGGAGATGTTTCAGGTTCCGGCGGCCGAGCGTGGCCTCGGGCTGTCGTGGCATATTTCGCCGCGAGTGCCGGATACGCTGCGCGGCGATGCCGGCAGGCTGCGCCAGATTCTCTTCAACCTTGTCGGCAACTCCATGAAGTTCACCGAGAAGGGATCGGTGAGCGTGGAGTGCCATCCCCTGCCCGGCCGAAACGAAGACGAAGTTCGCATGATGCTCGCGGTGCATGACACCGGCATCGGCATCCCGGCCGACAAGATGGACAGCATCTTCAGGGTCTTTGAGCAAGTGGACGGCTCCCACACCCGCCGCTATCAGGGCTCCGGCCTGGGGCTGACCATTGTCCGCCGTTTCGCCCGTCTCATGGGCGGGGACGCGCTGCTGGAAAGCGAGGAAGGGGAAGGAACCACGGCGCTGGTCTGCCTGTCCCTGCGTCGCGCACACGAAGCGCTGGAACCGGCTGGTCAGGGCATGGCCGAACCCATTCCGTCTGACGTTGAACTGGATGTGCTGCTGGTGGAGGACGAACGGGTGAACAGGCTGGCGGCCCGCAAACTGCTGGAACGGCTCGGGCACAGGGTGCGCACCGCCGAGAACGGCCTTCAGGCAGTACAGGCGCTGGAAGCCGCTCACGCCGATGTGGTGCTCATGGACGTGCAGATGCCCGAAATGGACGGGCTCGAAGCGACCCGGACCATCAGGTCCCAGTCACCGGGCGGCCGGGGAGATGTCCCCATAATCGCGCTCACGGCACACGCGCTCAAGGGGGATCGGGAACAGTTCATGGCCGCGGGAATGGACGGTTACATCGCCAAACCCATGCAAACGGATACACTTTGTCTGGAGCTTGGCAGAGTGCTGCGTCTCAAGGACGCCATGCCGGAGGGCTGACGTTCGCTGCACCGGCCGTTGCCCACGAAAAAAGGCCCCGCCTTGCGACGGGGCCAGTCACCGAAACGAGTCCGGTGGGGAAACTTGCAGCTACTCGGCGGCCTTGACGGCCACGGGCTTCACGATGGCGCCGTCACGGATGCAACGGGTGCAAGCCTTGACGGAGATAACCTGACCGGTTGCCAGCTGATGGCGAACCTTCTGCAGGTTCGGCATGAAGCGACGCTTGGTCTTGATGTGGGAGTGGGAAACGTTGTTGCCCGTCTGGGGACCCTTTCCACAAATATCGCAAACCTTGGACATAGCGACCTCCTCGCATTATATGCAAATTCTTGATTCGTTCTTTATGATGCGCATGCGGAAGGTGCTCCCGATACGCAGAGGGAGTTTCCTTACCGTCTTGTTCCCTTGTTGGCAAGGGTTTTTTTCTTGACAAGAGAAAAAGTTCCCATATAGGAATCACCGGTTGCCCGAAACCGGCAGGCGTGAGAGAGTCCTGAATATGACCGAATACATGATACCGCTGAATGACATCCCGGCAGAGGGCCGGGAATTTTCTTTTTCGGACCAGAACCTCTGGCGCGAACGCTGGGAAGCGTTCGAGCTCGGACTGGAACCGGCAAAGGATATCGAGGCCGTGTTCACGCTCATGGCTCAGGATGATGACTCCGTGCTCGTGCGCGGACGAATTGCCGGAGCCGTCAAGGCTCCCTGCGACCGCTGCGCTGAAACCTTCGAGGTCGAGATCGAAAGCGACTTCGAACTTTTCGAGGAATCGGAAGCGGGCGACGGAATGCTTGACGGCGAAGAGGTGAGAATCGTCACCCGTGATGGTCAACTACATCTTGACATGGGCGCGATACTCTGGGAAGAGTTCGCCCTCGCCCTGCCCGTGAAGCCCCTTTGTTCGGAAACATGCGAAGGACTCTGCCCCCACTGCGGCAAGCCGAGCGCCGACTGCGAGTGCTCCGTAGAGGAAGAGGGCGACCCCAGACTTGCGGTTCTGCGCAATTTGAAGGTAAAGTAACCAGCCCCGCCCGGGTGCGCCCGGCCGGGAGATCAATATCGAGAGGATAGCATCATGGCACTTCCCAAGAAGAAAACTTCCCGTTCCCGCAAGGGCATGCGTCGCGCCCACGATGGCCTGACCGCCCCCAATGTTGTTTACTGCGAGTGCGGCGAGCCCGTGCTGCCCCATCGTGCCTGTGACGTCTGCGGCAACTACAAGGGCCGCCAAGTCGTAAACAGCGACGATGCCTAGCAAACAACCGCGCATTGCCATCGACGCCATGGGCGGCGACTACGGCCCGAGCGTGGTCGTTCCCGCCGCCGTCCGTGCCGCCGAAGAAGGCATTGCCCTGGCTCTCGTGGGTGACGAGGACGCCATCCGTGCCGAACTCGGCCGTCTGAAGACGGACGGGCTCGACATTGATGTGGTTCCCGCTTCCGAGGTCGTCGAAATGGACGACAAAGCCTCGGACGCCCTTCGACGCAAGAAGGACTCGTCGATCCACGTTGCCTGCCGCACCGTCAAGGAAGGACGCGCCGACGGCGTGGTCAGCGCCGGACACTCCGGGGCCACCGTGGCCTGCGGCATGTTTGTGCTTGGCCGCATCAAAGGCGTTTTGCGCCCCGCTTTCGCCGGCATCATGCCCACCGAGAAGCGCCCCTGCGTGCTCATCGACGTGGGCGCCAACGTCGATTCCAAGCCGCAGCACCTGTTGCAGTTCGGCCTGATGGCCGACGTGCTTGCCCGCGACGTGCTCGGCACCGAGCGCCCCACCGTCGGCCTCCTGTCCATCGGCGAGGAGGAAGGCAAGGGCAACGCCATAGTCAAGGACTCCTTCGAGCTTTTCAGAGAGTCCGAGCTCAACTTCATCGGTAACGTGGAAGGCCGCGACATTTTCACCGGCGACGTGGATATCGCGGTCTGCGATGGTTTCGTGGGCAATGTTGCCCTCAAGCTGTCCGAGGGTCTGGCCAAGTCATTCGGGAACATCCTCAAGAAAGAGCTGAGCAGCAGCTTTCTCTCAAAACTTGGCTCCCTGCTTTCCTTCGGTGCGTTCAAGCGCTTCAAGCGGCTGGTGGACTACGCCGAATACGGCGGAGCCCCGCTTCTTGGCCTGAAGGGCATTGTCGTGGTCTGCCACGGCAAGTCCAACGAAAAGGCCATCATCAACGCCATCCGCATGGCCGCCAAGTTCGTGTCCAACAAGTCTCACGAGCATTTGGCCGAAGGTCTGGAAGCCCACAGGGCTCTCTCCGACGGCAATAGCGAGAAGGCAGCCTAGACGCACCGTCGCCGACAACCCGGGCCCCCGAGCCCACACCCTACGCAAACGATGAGCATCGATATCGTCCTGCGCGGCCTCGGCCGTTACGTACCCGAAAAGACACTGACCAACGCCGCCCTGGAGAAGATCGTCGATACTTCCGACGAATGGATCTTCACCCGCACCGGCATCAGGGTCAGACACATAGCATCCGAAGAACAGAACACCAGCGACCTTGCGGTGGAAGCCGCCAGACAGGCGCTCGCGAACGCAAACATGGAGGCCGAAGAGCTGACCCACATCGTGGTCGGCACCTTCACGCCCGACGCCATGGTCCCGTCCTGCGCCTGCGTGGTTGAGGAAAAGCTCGGCATCAAGGGCCGCGCGGTGTACGACATCGCCGCCGCATGCTCCGGCTTTCTCTATGCGCTGGAAAACGCCCGCGCCATTCTCGCCCTGCACCCCGAGGCCAGAGTCCTCGTTATCGGGGCCGAGACGGTCACCCGGCGCATCAACTTCGAGGACCGCACAACCTGCGTGCTGTTCGGCGACGGCGCCGGCGCCGCAGTGCTCACCCGCGACGGTGAAGGCCCCAAAGTACTGGACGTCAAGCTCTCCAGCGACGGCAGCCTCGGCCGCCTGCTCACCGTCAACGGCGGTGGTTCCTGCTCCTCCTACTCCCGTCCGGGCGAACCCATCCGCGAAGACTACTTCGTGCAGATGGAAGGCCGCGAGATTTTCAAGCACGCTGTTCGTTCCATGACCGGCGTCTGCAACGAGATTCTCGAAGACAACGGCCGCACCCGCCACGACATCGACGTGCTGATTCCGCATCAGGCCAACTGGCGGATCATCGACGCGGTGGGCAGGAAGTTCGACGTACCGCCGGAGAAAGTCTACTCCAACGTGGACCGTTACGGAAACACCTCCGCGGCGAGCATCCCGTTGGCCCTTTCAGAAGCCGTGGACAACGACTTCGTGAAGGACGGCGACCTGGTTCTGCTGACGAGTTTCGGCGGCGGCTTTACATGGGCCTCCGCTTTGTTGCAATTTTAACCAAATACTTTCAAACGAACGTTTGCTGTCGATTTGCAGTCACGTCCGTATTGGTATATTGGGTTCGATCAACTGCTCATACAAGACCCAAAGAGGTGAGTGACGAATGAGTGATCTTCCCAAAGTGGCCCTGGTTACCGGTGGGTCCCGAGGCATCGGAAGGGCCGTGGTCGAAAGACTGGCCCAGGATGGCTTTGAAACGTGGTTCACCTACGTGAGCCGTCCCGAAGAAGCCGAAAAGGTCGTCGCCGAAATCGAGTCGGCCGGCGGCAAGGCACGCGCCTTCAAGCTGGACTCCGGCGACTCCGAAGCCGTTGCCTCTTTCTTCAAGGAGGGGATCAAGGGCAAGGCTGAGCTGGAAGTGCTGGTCAACAACGCGGGCATCACCCGCGACGGCCTGCTCATGCGCATGAAGGACGAGGACTGGGACCGCGTCATCCAGATCAACCTGACCGGCTGTTTCACCTTTCAGCGTGAAGCCGCCAAAATCATGAGCAAGCAACGGCACGGCCGCATCGTGAACATCACCAGCGTGGTGGGACAGATGGGCAATGCCGGACAGGCCAACTACTGCGCCGCCAAGGCGGGGCTCATCGGCCTGACCAAGTCTTCCGCACGCGAGCTTGCCGCGCGCAACGTGACGGTGAACGCCGTCGCACCCGGATTCATCCAGACCGACATGACGGCCGAACTGCCTGAGAAGGCGGTGGACGCCATGCTGTCCCAGATTCCGCTCAAGCGGCTGGGCGCACCCGAAGATATCGCAGCCGCCGTATCATTCCTCGCAGGCCCCAACGCCGGTTATGTTACCGGCCAGGTTCTCGCGGTGAACGGCGGCATGTACATGTAGCAAAGAACCATCAAACACACCCATCATTGGAGGGTAAAATGTCCGACGTTGCCAGCAAAGTCAAAGACATCATCGTGGATCAGCTGGGCGTAAGCGCAGACGAAGTCGTGGAAAACGCAGCTTTTGTCGAAGACCTCGGCGCCGACTCCCTGGACCTCACCGAGCTCATCATGGCTATGGAAGAGGAATTCGACCTGGAGATCGACGACGAGCAGGCGCAGAAGATCCTCAAGGTTCAGGATGCCATCGACTTCATTTCGAAGAACCAGTAGCATCCGCACCGATCTGAAACGGTTACCACAGGAGCGTCTTATCCCGGCCTGGGTATAAGACGCTCCCGTTGCTATTCGGAACCAACAAGCAACCGGAAGGCAGTCAATGAACAGGGTTGTCGTCACGGCGGTATCCGCCATCACTCCTCTCGGACACGACATTGAGACCAGCTGGGAGAACCTCCTTGCGGGGAAATCCGGCATAGGCCCCATCACCAGGTTCGACGCCGACGGCTTCGACGCCCGCATCGCGGGTGAAGTCAAGGACTTCGATCCCACCAAATACATCGACAAAAAACAGGCTCGCCGCATGGAGACGTTCACGCAGTACTCCGTGTGCGCGACCAAGATGCTCATGAATGACGCAGGCTGGAGCGTTCCCGAAGAGGAAGCGCACCGCACCGGCGTCATCATCGGCGTGGGGCTGGGCGGCCTCGCCACCATCGAGTCCATGCACTCCAAGCTGCTCAAGCGCGGCCCGTCCAAGATTTCCCCGTTCTTCATCCCCGTGCTCATCGCCAACATGGCCGCCGGACAGGTCTCCATCGAGGCTGGAGCGCAGGGCCCGAACATCTGCACCACCACCGCGTGCGCATCCGGCACTCATGCCATCAGCGCCGCGTACACCGACATCATGCTCGGCCGAGCCGATGCCATGATTTGCGGCGGTGCCGAATCCACCATCACGCCGCTTGGCATCTCGGGCTTCACCGCCATGAAGGCGCTGTCCACCCGCAACGATGACCCCGAAGCGGCCTCGCGTCCCTTCGACAGCGACCGCGACGGCTTCGTCATGGGCGAAGGCTGCGGCCTGATGCTGCTCGAATCGCTGGAGCACGCTCAGGCTCGCGGAGCCACCATCCTCGCAGAGGTTGTGGGCAGCGGCGCATCCGGTGACGCGTACCACATGACCGCTCCGCCGGAAAACGGCGAAGGCATGGCGCTTGCCATGAAGGCCGCCCTGCGTGAGGCCAAGGTCGAGCCGGAAGCCGTGGACAGCATCAACGCTCACGGCACCTCCACCAAGCTCAACGACCTTTGCGAAACCCGCGCCATCCGCTCGGTCTTTGGCGAGCACGCCGACAACATCGCCGTAACCGCCAACAAGAGCCAGGTCGGCCACCTGCTCGGTGCGGCTGGCGGTGTGGAAGG harbors:
- the rpmF gene encoding 50S ribosomal protein L32 yields the protein MALPKKKTSRSRKGMRRAHDGLTAPNVVYCECGEPVLPHRACDVCGNYKGRQVVNSDDA
- a CDS encoding beta-ketoacyl-ACP synthase III; translated protein: MSIDIVLRGLGRYVPEKTLTNAALEKIVDTSDEWIFTRTGIRVRHIASEEQNTSDLAVEAARQALANANMEAEELTHIVVGTFTPDAMVPSCACVVEEKLGIKGRAVYDIAAACSGFLYALENARAILALHPEARVLVIGAETVTRRINFEDRTTCVLFGDGAGAAVLTRDGEGPKVLDVKLSSDGSLGRLLTVNGGGSCSSYSRPGEPIREDYFVQMEGREIFKHAVRSMTGVCNEILEDNGRTRHDIDVLIPHQANWRIIDAVGRKFDVPPEKVYSNVDRYGNTSAASIPLALSEAVDNDFVKDGDLVLLTSFGGGFTWASALLQF
- the rpmB gene encoding 50S ribosomal protein L28 is translated as MSKVCDICGKGPQTGNNVSHSHIKTKRRFMPNLQKVRHQLATGQVISVKACTRCIRDGAIVKPVAVKAAE
- the fabF gene encoding beta-ketoacyl-ACP synthase II, whose protein sequence is MNRVVVTAVSAITPLGHDIETSWENLLAGKSGIGPITRFDADGFDARIAGEVKDFDPTKYIDKKQARRMETFTQYSVCATKMLMNDAGWSVPEEEAHRTGVIIGVGLGGLATIESMHSKLLKRGPSKISPFFIPVLIANMAAGQVSIEAGAQGPNICTTTACASGTHAISAAYTDIMLGRADAMICGGAESTITPLGISGFTAMKALSTRNDDPEAASRPFDSDRDGFVMGEGCGLMLLESLEHAQARGATILAEVVGSGASGDAYHMTAPPENGEGMALAMKAALREAKVEPEAVDSINAHGTSTKLNDLCETRAIRSVFGEHADNIAVTANKSQVGHLLGAAGGVEGVFSVKTIAEGIIPGIANYQTPDPDCDLKNLVTDGSRKQQVEYVLSNSFGFGGTNGCVLFKRYEG
- the fabG gene encoding 3-oxoacyl-[acyl-carrier-protein] reductase, translated to MSDLPKVALVTGGSRGIGRAVVERLAQDGFETWFTYVSRPEEAEKVVAEIESAGGKARAFKLDSGDSEAVASFFKEGIKGKAELEVLVNNAGITRDGLLMRMKDEDWDRVIQINLTGCFTFQREAAKIMSKQRHGRIVNITSVVGQMGNAGQANYCAAKAGLIGLTKSSARELAARNVTVNAVAPGFIQTDMTAELPEKAVDAMLSQIPLKRLGAPEDIAAAVSFLAGPNAGYVTGQVLAVNGGMYM
- a CDS encoding YceD family protein yields the protein MTEYMIPLNDIPAEGREFSFSDQNLWRERWEAFELGLEPAKDIEAVFTLMAQDDDSVLVRGRIAGAVKAPCDRCAETFEVEIESDFELFEESEAGDGMLDGEEVRIVTRDGQLHLDMGAILWEEFALALPVKPLCSETCEGLCPHCGKPSADCECSVEEEGDPRLAVLRNLKVK
- the plsX gene encoding phosphate acyltransferase PlsX, which translates into the protein MPSKQPRIAIDAMGGDYGPSVVVPAAVRAAEEGIALALVGDEDAIRAELGRLKTDGLDIDVVPASEVVEMDDKASDALRRKKDSSIHVACRTVKEGRADGVVSAGHSGATVACGMFVLGRIKGVLRPAFAGIMPTEKRPCVLIDVGANVDSKPQHLLQFGLMADVLARDVLGTERPTVGLLSIGEEEGKGNAIVKDSFELFRESELNFIGNVEGRDIFTGDVDIAVCDGFVGNVALKLSEGLAKSFGNILKKELSSSFLSKLGSLLSFGAFKRFKRLVDYAEYGGAPLLGLKGIVVVCHGKSNEKAIINAIRMAAKFVSNKSHEHLAEGLEAHRALSDGNSEKAA
- a CDS encoding acyl carrier protein, which codes for MSDVASKVKDIIVDQLGVSADEVVENAAFVEDLGADSLDLTELIMAMEEEFDLEIDDEQAQKILKVQDAIDFISKNQ